Proteins found in one Bacillus subtilis subsp. subtilis str. 168 genomic segment:
- the gatA gene encoding glutamyl-tRNA(Gln) amidotransferase (subunit A) (Evidence 1a: Function from experimental evidences in the studied strain; PubMedId: 11445070, 12682299, 9342321; Product type e: enzyme) produces MSLFDHKITELKQLIHKKEIKISDLVDESYKRIQAVDDKVQAFLALDEERARAYAKELDEAVDGRSEHGLLFGMPIGVKDNIVTKGLRTTCSSKILENFDPIYDATVVQRLQDAEAVTIGKLNMDEFAMGSSTENSAYKLTKNPWNLDTVPGGSSGGSAAAVAAGEVPFSLGSDTGGSIRQPASFCGVVGLKPTYGRVSRYGLVAFASSLDQIGPITRTVEDNAFLLQAISGVDKMDSTSANVDVPDFLSSLTGDIKGLKIAVPKEYLGEGVGKEARESVLAALKVLEGLGATWEEVSLPHSKYALATYYLLSSSEASANLARFDGIRYGYRTDNADNLIDLYKQTRAEGFGNEVKRRIMLGTFALSSGYYDAYYKKAQKVRTLIKKDFEDVFEKYDVIVGPTTPTPAFKIGENTKDPLTMYANDILTIPVNLAGVPGISVPCGLADGLPLGLQIIGKHFDESTVYRVAHAFEQATDHHKAKPEL; encoded by the coding sequence GATGATAAGGTACAAGCCTTTTTGGCATTAGATGAAGAAAGAGCGCGCGCATACGCGAAGGAGCTTGATGAGGCGGTTGACGGCCGTTCTGAGCACGGTCTTCTTTTCGGTATGCCGATCGGCGTAAAAGATAATATCGTAACAAAAGGGCTGCGCACAACATGCTCCAGCAAAATTCTCGAAAACTTTGATCCGATTTACGATGCTACTGTCGTTCAGCGCCTTCAAGACGCTGAAGCGGTCACAATCGGAAAACTGAACATGGACGAATTCGCCATGGGGTCATCTACAGAAAACTCAGCTTACAAGCTGACGAAAAACCCTTGGAACCTGGATACAGTTCCCGGCGGTTCAAGCGGCGGATCTGCAGCTGCGGTTGCTGCGGGAGAAGTTCCGTTTTCTCTTGGATCTGACACAGGCGGCTCCATCCGTCAGCCGGCATCTTTCTGCGGCGTTGTCGGATTAAAACCTACATACGGACGTGTATCTCGTTACGGCCTGGTCGCATTTGCGTCTTCATTGGACCAAATCGGACCGATTACACGTACGGTTGAGGATAACGCGTTTTTACTTCAAGCGATTTCCGGCGTAGACAAAATGGACTCTACGAGTGCAAATGTGGACGTGCCTGATTTTCTTTCTTCATTAACTGGCGACATCAAAGGACTGAAAATCGCCGTTCCGAAAGAATACCTTGGTGAAGGTGTCGGCAAAGAAGCGAGAGAATCTGTCTTGGCAGCGCTGAAAGTCCTTGAAGGTCTCGGCGCTACATGGGAAGAAGTGTCTCTTCCGCACAGTAAATACGCGCTTGCGACATATTACCTGCTGTCATCTTCTGAAGCGTCAGCGAACCTTGCACGCTTTGACGGCATCCGCTACGGCTACCGCACAGACAACGCGGATAACCTGATCGACCTTTACAAGCAAACGCGCGCTGAAGGTTTCGGAAATGAAGTCAAACGCCGCATCATGCTCGGAACGTTTGCTTTAAGCTCAGGCTACTACGATGCGTACTACAAAAAAGCGCAAAAAGTGCGTACGTTGATTAAGAAGGATTTCGAGGACGTATTTGAAAAATATGATGTTATTGTTGGACCGACTACACCGACACCTGCGTTTAAAATCGGTGAAAACACGAAGGATCCGCTCACAATGTACGCAAACGATATCTTAACGATTCCGGTCAACCTTGCCGGCGTACCGGGAATCAGTGTGCCATGCGGATTAGCAGACGGACTTCCGCTCGGCCTGCAAATCATCGGAAAACACTTTGATGAAAGCACTGTATACCGCGTTGCTCATGCATTTGAACAAGCAACAGACCATCATAAAGCAAAACCTGAACTGTAA
- the srfP gene encoding surfactin exporter involved in surfactin self-resistance (Evidence 1a: Function from experimental evidences in the studied strain; PubMedId: 11709341, 15066026, 15941986, 25366377; Product type t: transporter): MNHVINFVLKNKFAVWLMTIIVTAAGLYAGMNMKQESIPDVNMPYLTISTTYPGATPSQVADEVTKPVEQAVQNLDGVSVVTSTSYENASSVMIEYDYEKDMDKAKTEAAEALENVNLPDDAKDPEISRYSLNSFPILTLSVSSDKDNLQELTKQVEDSLVSKLEGIEGVASVQVSGQQVEEVEFSFKEDKLKEYGLDEDTVKQVIQGSDVTTPLGLYTFGNEEKSVVVSGDIETIKDLKNMRIPTASASSAGSSAASQAGAQSAQAAQSAQAAAQVQQSASTAVPTVKLSDIATIKDVKKAESVSRTNGKDSIGINIVKANDANTVEVADDVKAELKKFKEDHKGFNYSATLDMAEPITQSVDTMLSKAIFGAIFAIVIILLFLRDIKSTLISVVSIPLSLLIALLVLQQLDITLNIMTLGAMTVAIGRVVDDSIVVIENIYRRMRLKDEPLRGKALVREATKEMFKPIMSSTIVTIAVFLPLALVGGQIGELFIPFALTIVFALAASLVISITLVPMLAHSLFKKSLTGAPIKAKEHKPGRLANIYKKVLNWALSHKWITSIIAVLMLLGSLFLVPLIGASYLPSEEEKTMQLTYSPEPGETKKEAENEAEKAEKILLDRKHVDTVQYSLGSGSPLAGGDSNGALFYIKYESDTPDFDKEKDNVLKEIQKQSDRGEWKSQDFSSSGNNNELTYYVYGDSENDIKDTVKDIEKIMKDEKDLKNVNSGLSSTYDEYTFVADQEKLSKLGLTASQISQALMSQTSQEPLTTVKKDGKELDVNIKTEKDEYKSVKDLENKKITSATGQEVKIGDVAKVKEGSTSDTVSKRDGKVYADVTGEVTSDNVTAVSAAIQKKIDKLDHPDNVSIDTGGVSADIADSFTKLGLAMLAAIAIVYLVLVITFGGALAPFAILFSLPFTVIGALVGLYVSGETISLNAMIGMLMLIGIVVTNAIVLIDRVIHKEAEGLSTREALLEAGSTRLRPILMTAIATIGALIPLALGFEGGSQVISKGLGVTVIGGLISSTLLTLLIVPIVYEVLAKFRKKKPGTEEE, encoded by the coding sequence ATGAACCACGTTATTAATTTCGTTCTGAAAAACAAATTCGCCGTATGGCTGATGACGATTATTGTAACGGCAGCCGGCTTGTATGCGGGTATGAATATGAAGCAAGAGTCTATTCCTGACGTGAACATGCCTTACTTGACGATCAGCACGACATATCCGGGTGCAACACCAAGCCAAGTGGCTGATGAAGTGACCAAACCGGTTGAACAAGCCGTACAGAACTTGGACGGTGTCAGCGTTGTGACGTCGACGTCCTATGAAAACGCATCGTCGGTCATGATTGAATATGATTATGAGAAAGATATGGACAAAGCGAAAACAGAAGCAGCTGAAGCGTTAGAAAACGTCAACCTGCCTGATGACGCGAAGGATCCGGAGATTTCACGCTACAGCTTGAACTCATTCCCGATTCTGACGCTGAGCGTGTCCAGTGATAAAGATAATCTGCAAGAGCTGACGAAACAAGTGGAGGACAGCCTCGTTTCTAAGCTTGAAGGCATAGAAGGCGTTGCGTCCGTCCAAGTATCAGGCCAGCAGGTGGAAGAGGTTGAATTCTCTTTCAAAGAAGACAAACTGAAGGAATACGGCCTTGATGAAGATACAGTCAAGCAAGTGATTCAAGGTTCAGATGTGACAACTCCGCTTGGATTGTACACATTCGGAAATGAAGAAAAATCTGTCGTCGTCAGCGGCGATATTGAAACAATTAAAGATTTGAAGAATATGAGAATCCCGACGGCATCTGCTTCAAGTGCAGGCAGCAGCGCAGCATCTCAAGCAGGTGCGCAGAGTGCTCAAGCAGCCCAAAGCGCGCAAGCGGCAGCACAGGTGCAGCAAAGCGCAAGCACAGCAGTGCCGACGGTCAAGCTTTCTGACATTGCTACAATTAAAGATGTGAAAAAAGCTGAATCCGTTTCACGCACAAATGGCAAAGACAGCATCGGCATCAACATCGTCAAAGCAAACGATGCGAATACGGTAGAGGTTGCCGACGATGTCAAAGCTGAGCTGAAAAAGTTCAAAGAAGACCATAAAGGCTTCAATTACAGCGCAACTCTCGACATGGCGGAGCCGATCACACAGTCAGTTGACACGATGTTAAGCAAAGCCATCTTCGGTGCTATTTTTGCGATTGTGATTATTCTCTTATTCTTAAGAGATATCAAATCAACATTAATTTCTGTTGTTTCAATTCCATTATCATTGCTGATCGCACTCCTTGTGCTGCAGCAGCTTGATATCACATTGAATATTATGACGCTCGGCGCAATGACCGTTGCCATCGGACGTGTAGTCGATGACTCCATCGTTGTGATCGAGAACATTTACCGCCGCATGAGACTCAAAGATGAGCCGCTCCGCGGAAAAGCCTTGGTTCGTGAAGCGACGAAGGAAATGTTTAAACCGATCATGTCATCAACGATTGTGACAATCGCGGTATTCCTGCCGCTCGCACTTGTAGGCGGACAAATCGGTGAATTGTTTATTCCATTTGCCTTAACGATTGTTTTTGCGCTTGCCGCATCCCTAGTGATTTCAATCACGCTTGTGCCGATGCTCGCACACAGCCTGTTCAAAAAATCATTAACCGGTGCGCCGATTAAAGCGAAAGAACACAAACCTGGCAGACTTGCAAACATCTATAAAAAAGTATTGAACTGGGCGCTGAGCCACAAATGGATCACGTCTATCATCGCGGTTCTGATGCTCCTTGGAAGCTTGTTCCTCGTACCGTTAATCGGTGCCAGCTACCTGCCGTCCGAGGAAGAAAAAACGATGCAGCTCACATACAGCCCAGAACCGGGTGAAACGAAAAAAGAAGCCGAAAATGAAGCTGAAAAAGCGGAAAAAATCCTGCTTGACCGCAAGCATGTCGATACGGTTCAGTATTCATTAGGCTCTGGCAGCCCGCTTGCCGGAGGAGATTCTAACGGTGCGTTATTCTATATCAAATATGAAAGCGACACACCTGACTTTGATAAAGAAAAAGATAACGTTCTGAAGGAAATCCAAAAGCAATCTGACCGCGGAGAATGGAAGTCACAGGACTTCAGCTCTTCAGGCAATAATAACGAATTAACATACTATGTGTATGGCGATTCTGAAAACGATATTAAAGACACGGTCAAAGACATTGAAAAAATCATGAAAGATGAAAAGGATCTGAAAAACGTAAATTCAGGCCTTTCCAGCACATATGATGAGTACACATTTGTCGCTGACCAAGAAAAACTAAGCAAGCTCGGTTTAACCGCGTCTCAAATTTCTCAGGCCTTAATGTCACAAACATCGCAAGAACCGCTCACCACTGTGAAAAAAGACGGCAAAGAGCTTGATGTGAACATTAAGACAGAAAAAGACGAGTATAAGAGTGTGAAAGATTTAGAGAATAAAAAGATCACTTCCGCGACTGGCCAGGAAGTCAAAATCGGCGATGTGGCAAAAGTGAAAGAAGGATCAACATCAGATACCGTGTCAAAACGTGACGGAAAAGTCTATGCAGATGTCACAGGTGAGGTTACCTCTGACAACGTCACAGCCGTATCAGCTGCTATCCAGAAGAAAATCGATAAGCTTGACCACCCTGATAACGTATCGATTGACACAGGCGGCGTATCAGCGGATATCGCTGATTCCTTCACGAAGCTCGGTTTAGCGATGCTGGCAGCAATAGCGATCGTTTACCTTGTGCTCGTGATTACCTTCGGCGGAGCACTAGCGCCATTTGCGATTCTGTTCTCATTGCCGTTCACAGTCATCGGTGCCCTGGTCGGACTTTACGTATCAGGTGAAACGATCAGTCTGAACGCCATGATCGGTATGCTCATGCTGATCGGTATCGTTGTCACGAATGCCATTGTCTTAATTGACCGCGTGATTCATAAGGAAGCGGAAGGCCTGTCTACGAGAGAAGCGCTCCTGGAAGCCGGCTCTACACGACTCCGTCCGATCCTGATGACAGCCATTGCGACAATCGGCGCCTTGATTCCATTAGCCCTCGGCTTCGAAGGCGGAAGCCAGGTCATTTCAAAAGGACTCGGCGTAACGGTTATCGGCGGTTTAATCAGTTCAACGCTTCTGACGCTCCTGATCGTGCCAATCGTATATGAAGTATTGGCGAAGTTCCGCAAGAAAAAACCGGGAACGGAAGAAGAGTAA
- the yerO gene encoding putative transcriptional regulator (TetR/AcrR family) (Evidence 3: Putative function from multiple computational evidences; Product type r: regulator) — protein MNEKKERIIKTSIRLFAKKGFAATTIQEIASECGISKGAFYLHFKSKEALLLSACEYYIGMSMNKMKNIEEDLAGKPPKEVLKKQIGAQFEDFRDHKDFIVLLLTENIIPENQEIKQYFYKVTMETDKLYRNALLVSYGEGIERYVADLSIMARGIVHSYMNVMVFNGELNIDAEEISAFIIERLDDLVQGLSRSALNPIVSKDIFNPMPAGKDQLLEDIQKVKENSTLPEDITVSLDVIEEELTQDKPRKPIIKGMLSNLAGTNDKEVERLRALILSLSQFDHKKSSL, from the coding sequence ATGAATGAAAAAAAAGAGAGAATCATAAAAACCAGCATTCGTTTATTTGCGAAAAAAGGATTCGCAGCTACGACGATCCAAGAAATCGCCAGTGAATGCGGCATTTCGAAGGGCGCTTTTTATTTGCACTTCAAATCGAAAGAAGCGCTGCTGTTATCTGCCTGTGAATATTATATCGGTATGTCTATGAACAAAATGAAAAATATAGAAGAAGATCTCGCCGGAAAGCCGCCTAAGGAAGTGTTAAAAAAGCAAATTGGCGCTCAATTTGAGGATTTTCGCGATCATAAAGATTTTATCGTTCTTTTGCTTACCGAAAATATCATTCCGGAAAATCAAGAAATCAAGCAATACTTTTACAAAGTAACCATGGAGACGGATAAGCTGTACCGGAACGCCTTGCTGGTATCCTATGGCGAAGGAATCGAGCGGTATGTCGCAGATCTGTCCATCATGGCAAGAGGCATTGTGCATTCCTATATGAACGTGATGGTATTTAACGGTGAGCTTAATATCGATGCAGAAGAAATCTCAGCCTTTATTATTGAGAGACTGGATGATCTTGTACAGGGGCTGAGCCGTTCTGCACTCAATCCGATTGTATCAAAAGACATTTTTAACCCGATGCCTGCGGGAAAAGACCAGCTGCTTGAGGACATTCAGAAAGTGAAAGAAAACAGCACGCTGCCCGAGGATATCACCGTGTCACTTGATGTTATCGAGGAAGAATTGACTCAGGATAAACCGCGCAAGCCGATTATTAAAGGCATGCTGTCCAATTTGGCCGGAACCAACGACAAAGAAGTTGAAAGGCTTCGGGCCCTCATCTTGTCTTTATCTCAATTTGACCATAAAAAAAGCAGCCTCTAA
- the dagK gene encoding diacylglycerol kinase (Evidence 1a: Function from experimental evidences in the studied strain; PubMedId: 10220166, 12682299, 17535816, 22224599, 24700682; Product type e: enzyme), producing MKRARIIYNPTSGREIFKKHLAQVLQKFEQAGYETSTHATTCAGDATHAAKEAALREFDLIIAAGGDGTINEVVNGLAPLDNRPTLGVIPVGTTNDFARALGIPREDILKAADTVINGVARPIDIGQVNGQYFINIAGGGRLTELTYDVPSKLKTMLGQLAYYLKGMEMLPSLRPTEVEIEYDGKLFQGEIMLFLVTLTNSVGGFEKLAPDSSLNDGMFDLMILKKANLAEFIRVATMALRGEHINDQHIIYTKANRVKVNVSEKMQLNLDGEYGGMLPGEFVNLYRHIHVVMPKEKAEQLDD from the coding sequence ATGAAACGTGCACGCATAATATACAATCCGACTTCAGGACGGGAGATCTTTAAAAAGCATCTTGCCCAGGTCCTGCAAAAATTTGAACAAGCCGGCTATGAAACCTCCACCCATGCGACGACATGCGCAGGAGACGCTACACACGCTGCCAAGGAAGCGGCATTGCGTGAGTTTGACCTGATCATTGCGGCAGGCGGAGACGGAACGATCAACGAGGTCGTCAACGGGCTTGCGCCTTTAGACAATCGTCCGACACTCGGTGTGATTCCTGTCGGCACAACGAACGACTTCGCCAGAGCGCTCGGAATCCCACGCGAGGATATTTTAAAAGCGGCAGATACGGTCATTAACGGCGTTGCCCGCCCGATTGATATCGGACAGGTCAACGGCCAGTATTTTATCAATATCGCCGGCGGAGGCCGTCTGACGGAGCTGACGTACGACGTGCCAAGCAAACTGAAAACAATGCTCGGCCAGCTTGCTTATTATTTAAAAGGAATGGAAATGCTGCCTTCACTTCGTCCGACAGAAGTCGAGATTGAATATGACGGCAAGCTGTTTCAAGGTGAAATCATGCTGTTTTTGGTCACGCTGACAAACTCCGTCGGCGGGTTCGAAAAGCTCGCGCCGGATTCCAGCCTGAATGACGGCATGTTTGATTTGATGATACTAAAGAAAGCAAACCTTGCTGAATTTATCAGGGTCGCCACGATGGCGCTTCGCGGAGAACACATCAACGACCAGCACATTATTTATACAAAAGCGAACCGCGTGAAAGTCAATGTATCAGAAAAGATGCAGCTGAACCTGGACGGCGAGTACGGCGGCATGCTGCCGGGCGAATTCGTGAATCTGTACCGGCACATTCACGTCGTCATGCCGAAGGAGAAAGCGGAACAGTTGGATGACTAA
- the rlmCD gene encoding methyltransferase of m5U747 and m5U1939 in 23S RNA (Evidence 1a: Function from experimental evidences in the studied strain; PubMedId: 21824914; Product type e: enzyme): MKMKPPVEKNEYYDVTFEDLTHEGAGVAKVQGFPIFVPNALPEEKAQIKVTRVKKGFAFGRLIELKEESPHRTDAPCPIYKQCGGCQLQHMTYEGQLLFKQKQVKDVLERIGKLDLSKVTVHPTLGMEDPWNYRNKAQVPVGEREGGLVAGFYQQRSHDIIDMSACLIQQSKNDEAVQAVKDICANYGVKAYNEERHKGWLRHIMVRYGVVTGEMMIVFITRTSDFPHKAKIIEDITAQFPHVKSIVQNINPNKTNVIFGNETNVIWGEEYIYDLIGDVKFAISARSFYQVNPEQTKVLYDKALEYAELQGEETVIDAYCGIGTISLFLAKQAKKVYGVEIVPEAIEDAKRNAELNGNTNAEFAVGEAETVIPKWYEEGITADTLVVDPPRKGCDEALLRTIVEMKPKRVVYVSCNPGTLARDLRVLEDGGYVTREVQPVDMFPHTNHVECCVLIKLKE; the protein is encoded by the coding sequence ATGAAAATGAAACCCCCAGTAGAAAAAAATGAATACTACGATGTGACATTTGAGGATTTGACACATGAAGGAGCGGGCGTCGCAAAGGTCCAAGGCTTCCCGATCTTTGTGCCGAATGCCCTACCCGAGGAAAAAGCCCAAATCAAAGTGACACGCGTCAAAAAAGGGTTCGCCTTCGGCCGCCTGATTGAGCTGAAGGAAGAAAGCCCGCATAGAACGGACGCCCCATGCCCGATTTACAAACAATGCGGAGGCTGCCAGCTTCAGCACATGACCTACGAAGGCCAGCTCCTGTTTAAACAGAAACAAGTCAAAGACGTCTTAGAACGCATCGGCAAGCTGGACCTTTCAAAAGTCACCGTGCACCCGACACTCGGCATGGAAGACCCGTGGAACTACAGAAACAAAGCACAGGTGCCGGTAGGAGAACGGGAAGGCGGACTCGTCGCGGGATTCTATCAGCAAAGAAGCCATGACATCATCGACATGAGCGCCTGCCTGATCCAGCAATCCAAAAACGACGAAGCCGTTCAAGCTGTCAAAGACATTTGCGCAAACTACGGTGTCAAAGCCTACAACGAAGAACGCCACAAAGGCTGGCTCCGCCACATCATGGTCAGATACGGCGTTGTTACGGGCGAAATGATGATCGTCTTCATCACAAGAACAAGCGACTTCCCGCACAAAGCGAAGATCATCGAAGACATCACAGCGCAATTCCCGCACGTCAAATCCATCGTGCAAAACATCAACCCAAACAAAACAAACGTCATTTTTGGCAACGAAACAAACGTCATCTGGGGCGAAGAATACATCTACGACCTCATCGGAGACGTCAAATTCGCCATCTCCGCCAGATCGTTTTATCAGGTCAACCCAGAGCAAACAAAAGTGCTCTACGACAAAGCGCTTGAGTACGCTGAGCTTCAAGGGGAAGAAACCGTCATCGACGCTTACTGCGGCATCGGAACGATTTCTCTCTTCCTGGCAAAGCAGGCGAAAAAAGTGTACGGTGTAGAGATTGTGCCGGAAGCAATTGAGGACGCGAAGCGAAACGCCGAATTAAACGGCAACACAAACGCAGAGTTTGCTGTTGGAGAAGCGGAAACCGTGATTCCAAAGTGGTACGAAGAAGGCATTACAGCTGATACGCTGGTCGTCGACCCGCCAAGAAAAGGCTGCGACGAAGCCCTCCTGCGGACAATTGTGGAGATGAAGCCGAAGCGGGTAGTGTATGTGTCCTGTAATCCTGGCACGCTTGCGAGAGATTTGCGGGTGCTTGAGGATGGCGGGTACGTGACGCGCGAAGTGCAGCCTGTGGATATGTTTCCGCATACGAATCATGTGGAGTGCTGTGTGTTGATAAAATTAAAAGAATAA
- the yefB gene encoding putative site-specific recombinase / invertase; HGT island (Evidence 3: Putative function from multiple computational evidences; PubMedId: 1779754, 1762151; Product type h: extrachromosomal origin), with protein sequence MYNEGVTSPSQLARKKNATDKWHGSSIRKILENPHYTGTLQQCREYRPSVTSKRRRSVNLENQIIIEKSHEPIIPLEDFLIVQEILITRKRRRPQAEVHLFTNTAVCKDCRRSMHFKKNRKGYVCGSYNKHGLKACSDHYVSEIDLTDKVITNLNKIYLKFSKENYFKELSEKALKYKEKIESKIIEINEKLNDKKRDKSNLVISLANGVISKEDYQLAINITNEDISNFETTLHQLSKDLEFQKIEKEIIDFKKSLDKFMKEGTLTPEMLHLLVDEIEVHANGTIEINYRFREPTVPSA encoded by the coding sequence TTGTATAACGAAGGGGTCACTAGTCCCTCGCAGCTTGCCCGCAAAAAGAACGCTACTGACAAATGGCACGGATCTTCAATAAGAAAAATTCTCGAAAATCCTCACTATACTGGGACACTACAACAATGTAGAGAATATAGACCGAGTGTTACCAGTAAAAGAAGAAGGTCAGTTAACCTAGAAAACCAAATAATTATTGAAAAAAGCCACGAACCAATCATACCTTTAGAAGACTTTCTTATTGTACAAGAGATTTTAATAACTAGAAAAAGAAGGAGACCTCAAGCTGAAGTACATCTCTTTACAAATACTGCGGTTTGCAAAGATTGCAGGAGGTCAATGCATTTTAAAAAGAATCGAAAAGGTTATGTTTGTGGAAGTTATAATAAACATGGTTTAAAAGCATGTAGTGATCATTACGTAAGTGAAATAGATTTAACTGATAAAGTAATAACCAACCTAAATAAGATATATTTGAAATTCAGTAAGGAAAATTATTTTAAAGAATTAAGTGAAAAAGCGTTAAAGTACAAAGAAAAAATCGAATCTAAGATAATCGAAATTAATGAAAAATTAAACGATAAAAAGAGAGATAAATCCAATTTAGTTATCTCTCTTGCTAATGGTGTTATATCTAAAGAAGATTACCAATTAGCCATAAATATCACCAATGAAGATATTTCAAATTTTGAAACTACCCTTCACCAACTATCTAAGGACCTAGAATTTCAAAAGATTGAAAAAGAAATAATTGATTTTAAAAAGAGCTTAGATAAATTCATGAAGGAAGGTACACTTACCCCCGAAATGCTTCATTTGTTAGTAGATGAAATAGAAGTACATGCAAATGGAACCATTGAAATCAATTATCGTTTTAGAGAACCAACAGTTCCATCAGCATAG
- the gatB gene encoding glutamyl-tRNA(Gln) amidotransferase (subunit B) (Evidence 1a: Function from experimental evidences in the studied strain; PubMedId: 11445070, 12682299, 9342321; Product type e: enzyme) — protein sequence MNFETVIGLEVHVELKTKSKIFSSSPTPFGAEANTQTSVIDLGYPGVLPVLNKEAVEFAMKAAMALNCEIATDTKFDRKNYFYPDNPKAYQISQFDKPIGENGWIEIEVGGKTKRIGITRLHLEEDAGKLTHTGDGYSLVDFNRQGTPLVEIVSEPDIRTPEEAYAYLEKLKSIIQYTGVSDCKMEEGSLRCDANISLRPIGQEEFGTKTELKNLNSFAFVQKGLEHEEKRQEQVLLSGGVIQQETRRYDEATKKTILMRVKEGSDDYRYFPEPDLVELYIDDEWKERVKASIPELPDERRKRYIEELGLPAYDAMVLTLTKEMADFFEETVQKGAEAKQASNWLMGEVSAYLNAEQKELADVALTPEGLAGMIKLIEKGTISSKIAKKVFKELIEKGGDAEKIVKEKGLVQISDEGVLLKLVTEALDNNPQSIEDFKNGKDRAIGFLVGQIMKASKGQANPPMVNKILLEEIKKR from the coding sequence TTGAACTTTGAAACGGTAATCGGACTTGAAGTCCACGTTGAGTTAAAAACAAAATCAAAAATTTTCTCAAGCTCTCCAACGCCATTCGGCGCGGAGGCGAATACGCAGACAAGCGTTATTGACCTCGGATATCCGGGCGTCCTGCCTGTTCTGAACAAAGAAGCCGTTGAATTCGCAATGAAAGCCGCTATGGCGCTCAACTGTGAGATCGCAACGGATACGAAGTTTGACCGCAAAAACTATTTCTATCCTGACAACCCGAAAGCGTATCAGATTTCTCAATTTGATAAGCCAATCGGCGAAAACGGCTGGATCGAAATTGAAGTCGGCGGCAAAACAAAACGCATCGGCATCACGCGCCTTCATCTTGAAGAGGATGCCGGAAAACTGACGCATACGGGCGACGGCTATTCTCTTGTTGACTTCAACCGTCAAGGAACGCCGCTTGTTGAGATCGTATCAGAGCCGGACATCCGCACGCCGGAAGAAGCGTACGCATATCTTGAAAAGCTGAAATCCATCATCCAATATACAGGCGTTTCTGACTGTAAAATGGAAGAAGGCTCACTTCGCTGTGACGCCAATATCTCTCTTCGTCCGATCGGCCAAGAGGAATTCGGCACAAAAACAGAATTGAAAAACTTGAACTCCTTTGCGTTTGTTCAAAAAGGCCTTGAGCATGAAGAAAAACGCCAGGAGCAGGTTCTTCTTTCCGGCGGCGTCATCCAGCAAGAAACTCGCCGTTATGATGAAGCAACGAAGAAAACCATTCTTATGCGTGTCAAAGAGGGATCTGACGACTACCGTTACTTCCCAGAGCCAGATCTAGTCGAGCTCTACATTGATGATGAATGGAAGGAACGCGTAAAAGCAAGCATTCCTGAGCTTCCGGATGAGCGCCGCAAGCGTTATATCGAAGAGCTTGGCTTGCCTGCATATGACGCAATGGTTCTGACGCTGACAAAAGAAATGGCTGATTTCTTCGAAGAAACCGTTCAAAAAGGCGCTGAAGCTAAACAAGCGTCTAACTGGCTGATGGGTGAAGTGTCAGCTTACCTAAACGCAGAACAAAAAGAGCTTGCCGATGTTGCCCTGACACCTGAAGGCCTTGCCGGCATGATCAAATTGATTGAAAAAGGAACCATTTCTTCTAAGATCGCGAAGAAAGTGTTTAAAGAATTGATTGAAAAAGGCGGCGACGCTGAGAAGATTGTGAAAGAGAAAGGCCTTGTTCAGATTTCTGACGAAGGCGTGCTTCTGAAGCTTGTCACTGAGGCGCTTGACAACAATCCTCAATCAATCGAAGACTTTAAAAACGGAAAAGACCGCGCGATCGGCTTCCTAGTCGGACAGATTATGAAAGCGTCCAAAGGACAAGCCAACCCGCCGATGGTCAACAAAATTCTGCTTGAAGAAATTAAAAAACGCTAA